The genomic window TGCTTTGATCCGGTCCTTTGCGCCTACGTCTATATCTATGATCCCCTGAGCACCTTCTCCAACGCCTATAATGGTCTGCTCTTTTTGTTTTCCTTCCATGACGGAAGTGAGATATTGTAAAACCTCAGTACCTGATGCAATAGATAACTCCGTCGTTCGTTCGTCGTAAGCAGCCCTCAGCTTTGCTATAACGGGTGGAATGTGTTCATACTTCTTCACTCCCGTCAGCATATTGGAAGCTATCGTGTTAGCTGTTTTAGCGCTGTAACCTGATTTTTTCGCCGCTTCCGATCCATTGATAAATCCATTTGCAATATAGGCTAGAATGAATTTTCGTTGCTTATTTCTCGCCGGTGGCCATTCTCTCATAAGGTCGTTGGCTAAAATAGCTATCTCTTCAGTCAGTTTTGCCTGTTTTTCATCTGTCAATGTCATTGTCTCACCTTCTTTCTATGCAAAAAACACCCACGGATTGAATAAGAAATTGAGGAGTTGGATCACCTCTTTCTCTATTTTTTCCATGAGTGCTTAATCTGATTTATAAAAACGGCCGTGTGTATGAAAAATGAAAAATGGGTATTCGAATCGAAAAAAGGAGTTTTCACGGCTGTTTAAACTTATTTCACGCTATCATAATAACATGAAACTACTTGCATTTTTTATCATGTTTTTATCATTAAGCAAAATCGATTGCTGCAGTTCCAAACAACAGCACCGACATATCTCGAATAGCAATTTTTGTATCACGATAGATTGTAGCCTGCTCAGTGTTTAATCGATCGCATAACTGCCTAACAGTCAGTTTCTCATCAACCAAATAACGATATTTCAAGACTTCATATCGGCGTTTTTCTTCGGGCAACCCTTTACTGCAATTCCATTCATAGGCTCTGATCATTGCATCTACATGCTTGATCATTTTTACTGTTTTGAAATGGTATTTCTCCAACGTCTCTAAGCTCAAAGTTGCTAAATCAAGTACCGTATCTTCGTATTCGTCTACCTCGTTTTCATACTCTTCAGCCATCGCCTTAAGTTTCGTGTAGTTTTTCATCAACAGATCTGTATTTTTCAGATTCCGTTCGCGCTGTTCCGCTTTTTGACGTTTTTCTTTTTGATCCACATGCTTTGCAGCTTCTCTGCTGGCAACAGCACTAATGATCTCAAGTTGGTGCTTCGTTAATCCTTTAGACATTCGCTTTCGCCTCCTGTATTTTTGCTTTCACTGCTGCCATTAAGGCTTCTTGCCCTGTTTCTTTATTCTTCAACGCCTGTATTACCTGTTCATCGATGGTTCCTTTAGTCACCAAGTGATGAATGATAACTGGATCTTGTTGTCCTTGTCGGTCTAGCCTGGCATTTGCTTGTTGGTAATACTCCAATGACCAAGTAAGCCCAAACCAAACAATGATATGGCCGCCCTGTTGTAAGTTCAATCCGTGCCCTGCTGATTGCGGGTGGGCTAGAAGCATCGGAAGCTTTCCTGCATTCCATTTCTGGATATCTCCGGCTTTTACGTCAAGCACTTTTACCTGTTTGAATCGTTGCTGTATTCTAGCTAGATCATGCTTGTATTGATAAAAGATTAATACGGGTTGCCCCTGTGCGTCCTCCATGATGCGTTCTAGGGCTTCCAGCTTTTCTGTGTGTATTTCCTGGGCTTCGTTGTTTTCGTCGTATATACAGCCATTGGATAGCTGTAACAGCTTGTTGGATAATGTAGCGGCATTGCTGGCCACAACATCGGAGTCGGCCAATTCAAGAACGTAATGGCGTTCCAACTCTTTATATTTCCGCTTGCTTTCTTCCGAAAGTTCAACCTCAACAATGTTATCTGTTCGTGGTGGAAGTTTTAAAAAGTCCTTCGCCTTCATGCTGATACAAATATCGCTGATTTTCTCATAAATTTGTTCTTCTGCCCCTGGGATCAATTGCCAGCTATAAACAACATGGCCATTTTTCTGTGCTGGAACAAAATACCGGTTGCGATATTCTGTAATTGTTTTCCCTAAACGCTGCCCCTGATCCAGTAAATAAATCTGTGCCCATAAATCGATCAAGCTGTTAGGGCTTGGGGTTCCGGTTAAGCCGATCACCTGTTTCATGAATGGACGCACTTTCCTTAACGCCTTAAATCGTTTTGAACTACTGGACTTGAAGCTGGATAGTTCGTCTATAATCACCGTTTTAAACGGCCATTTTCTTCCAAAGTGTTCCACCAACCAGACTACATTCTCCCGGTTGATCAGGTAGACATCCGCTTTTTTATTCAAGGCTTCCAGTCGTTGCTTCTCACTGCCTAAAATTTTGGAAGTGGTCAAGTATTGAAGGTGATCCCACTTCTCTATTTCATCGGTCCATGTTTTTTCAGCCACGCTTAAGGGGGCGATCACTAGAACATTTTCAATGATTTCAAACGTGGTTAATAATTCCACGATGGCGGACAAACTGGAAAGAGTTTTTCCCAGTCCCATGTCTAGCAGTAAAGCACAATAGGGGTGGTCAAGAATCCAGTCTTTTGAATAGTCTTGGTATCGGTGTAATACGGCTTTCATTGCAGCCAGCCCATTTCTTCAAATGTATTTATAAGCCAGTCCGCTTCTTCCTTACTGTAACAATGCCAGACTGAATGGCCCAAATCTCTAAGCTTTTCAGCTATTTTCTTCTGCGACTTACTAACTACGCCGCCCTTCGGCCTCTTCATTTCTACCACTGTGATTCTGCCTTCGGGTAAAAATACAAGCCTGTCGGGTACGCCCCTGGTTCCTGGTGATTCCCACTTCGGACACCATGCCCCCTTTTTTTCTATTTGTTTCTTGAAGTAACTCTCCACATCCTTCTCAAGAATCACAGTCAAACCTCCTAAAAAATATTTCTAACAAATTACAAGGTTACATTTTTTCTGAACTCCTTATATATATATACGTATTTATTATTATATGAGTATATGTACATATACTATTTATATACCCTTGTGTGTGAGATATAGAAAAAAATGTAACTATGTAACTTTTCTTTGATTCGCCTTGGTATGAAAGGATTTTGAGGTTACAAAACAGGGTACATTTTCGCACAAAAGTTACATTTTTTTGTAACCTTT from Enterococcus sp. 9E7_DIV0242 includes these protein-coding regions:
- a CDS encoding terminase small subunit, translated to MREWPPARNKQRKFILAYIANGFINGSEAAKKSGYSAKTANTIASNMLTGVKKYEHIPPVIAKLRAAYDERTTELSIASGTEVLQYLTSVMEGKQKEQTIIGVGEGAQGIIDIDVGAKDRIKAAELLGKRHALFTDKVDLNTGDIVVKVGEWDADEEET
- a CDS encoding DEAD/DEAH box helicase, with the translated sequence MKAVLHRYQDYSKDWILDHPYCALLLDMGLGKTLSSLSAIVELLTTFEIIENVLVIAPLSVAEKTWTDEIEKWDHLQYLTTSKILGSEKQRLEALNKKADVYLINRENVVWLVEHFGRKWPFKTVIIDELSSFKSSSSKRFKALRKVRPFMKQVIGLTGTPSPNSLIDLWAQIYLLDQGQRLGKTITEYRNRYFVPAQKNGHVVYSWQLIPGAEEQIYEKISDICISMKAKDFLKLPPRTDNIVEVELSEESKRKYKELERHYVLELADSDVVASNAATLSNKLLQLSNGCIYDENNEAQEIHTEKLEALERIMEDAQGQPVLIFYQYKHDLARIQQRFKQVKVLDVKAGDIQKWNAGKLPMLLAHPQSAGHGLNLQQGGHIIVWFGLTWSLEYYQQANARLDRQGQQDPVIIHHLVTKGTIDEQVIQALKNKETGQEALMAAVKAKIQEAKANV
- a CDS encoding VRR-NUC domain-containing protein, coding for MILEKDVESYFKKQIEKKGAWCPKWESPGTRGVPDRLVFLPEGRITVVEMKRPKGGVVSKSQKKIAEKLRDLGHSVWHCYSKEEADWLINTFEEMGWLQ